Genomic segment of Pseudomonas iranensis:
CTGAAGGACCGCGCGCAGTTCATCGCCGACTTCAACGCGCCGTTCTATGGCACCAATCAGGGCCAGAAAGTCTCTGACGGCGTGCTCACGCAAACCCTGAACATTGCGCTGATGGCATCGCTCAAGGGCACCGTCGACTGCGTCACCGCGTTCTCGGAAACAGACTTCCGCCCGGACATGGCCAAGATCGACGTGCCGACCCTGGTGATCCATGGCGACGGCGACCAGATCGTGCCGTTCGAAACCACCGGCAAGCAGGCCGCCGCACAAATCAAGGGCGCCGAGTTGAAGGTCTACGCCGGCGCGCCGCACGGGTTTGCCGTGACCCATGCGCAGGCGTTGAATGAGGATCTGCTGGCGTTCCTCAACCGGTAATCCCGCCCGGCAAAAGCCGTAGTCAGATGCTGATGAATTAAGGCCCGCGCGATGCGGGCCTTGTGTTTTGCGCTATGGTATTTTCCTGCGTCCACCACTCGGAGAAGGAAATCCCATGCTGCGAATACTCGGCAAAGCCTCATCGATCAACGTGCGCAAAGTGCTGTGGACCTGTGCCGAACTGGACGTGCCGTTCGAACGCGAGGACTGGGGGTCGGGCTTCAAGTCGCCGAACACGCCGGAGTTTCTCGCGCTCAATCCCTGCGCCATGGTGCCGGTGATCCAGGACGGCGGTTTCACATTGTGGGAATCCAACACAATCATTCGTTATCTGGCGACGCGTTACGGCGGCGCTCACTTGTATCCGGCCGAGTCCATCGCCCGCGCGCGGGTCGATCAGTGGATCGACTGGCAGGCCTCTGAGCTGAATCGCTCTTGGTCGTACCCGCTGATGGCGCTGGTGCGCACGTCGCCGGATTATCAGGTTCGCGATGCCCTGGCTGCTGGCTGCCGGGACTGGACGCGCAACATGGAAATCCTTGACCGCCAACTGGAGAAGACTGGCGCTTACGTCAGTGGCGAGCAGTTTTCCCTGGCGGACATTCCGATCGGGCTGTCGGTCAATCGCTGGTTCGAAACGCCGCTCGATCACGGGGACCTGGCTGCGGTGCGCGCCTATTACGATCGCTTGAATCAGCGCGACGGTTATCGTTTGTACGGGCGCAATGGCACGCCATAAAGATGCGCTCGATCAGGCTTGCTCACGCACCACGCCCCGCTCTTCAAGCAAACGCACGAACATGCTCAGACTGCGCGACACCGTGCCCCGTCGCCACACCAGCCAGGTAGTCAGATAGCGGAAGTCCGCCGTCAGCGGCCAGACACTGACCGTCGCGCTGCCGGGCATGCTTTGCAGCATTTTGCGCGGCATCAGCGCCAGGCCGGCACCGGCACTGACGCAGGCGAGCATGCCGTGGTAGGACTCCATTTCGAAGATCTTGCCGGGTACGGCAGCGTCAGTGCTGAACCATTTTTCGAAATGATGCCGGTAGGAACAGTTGGAGCGGAAGGCGTAGATATTCTCGCCGTTAACGTCCGCCGCACGTTCGACCGGTGAATGATTGAGCGGCGCGATGATGACCATTTCCTCCTCGAACGCCGGCACACCTTCCAGAGCCGGATGCAGCACCGGACCGTCGACGAATGCAGCGGCGAGACGCCCGGACAGCACGCCGTCGATCATCGTCCCCGATGGCCCGGTGGACAGGTCGAGGTCGACCTTCGGGTGCTGCTGGTTGTACGCCGCCAACAGTTCAGGAATACGCACCGCTGCGGTACTTTCCAGCGAGCCCAGAGGGAACGCGCCTTGAGGTTCTTCCCCTGCCACCGTAGCGCGGGCTTCCTGCACTAGATCGAGAATGCGCCGCGTGTACTCGAGAAAACTCCACCCGGCCGGCGACAGGCGCAGACGACTTTTCTCACGGATAAACAGATCGACGCCGAGGTCCTGCTCCAGCTGCTTGATCCGTGTAGTCAGGTTCGACGGCACGCGGTGAATGTGCGTGGCGGCAGCGCTGATGCTGCCGTGCTCGGCCACGGCCTTGAAGATTTCCAGTTGCACCAGATCCACAGTCATTCTCCAATCGTGAAAGAAACGCTCTGTATTATTCAGTTTCCAGAAAACTAACACCACCCTACTCTAGGCCCATCCGACGAACCTACAGGACAACGTCATGAGCCAGATTTCCAGCCAGACCCACGCCATCTCGATCAACCCTGCCACCGGCGAGCAGATCGGGCATTACGCGTTTGAATCCGCCGCTGCCCTTGATGCGGCACTGACTCGCGCTGCCTTCGCTTTTGGCAAGTGGAAGCGCAAGCCGCTGCAGGATCGTTCGCTCCTTTTGACCGCCCTCGCCGGCGCGCTGTGTGAAACCTCAGAAGCGATGGCAACCATGATCACCCGGGAAATGGGCAAGCCGATCGCCCAGGCCCGTGGCGAAATCGAGAAATGCGCCAAGCTCTGCGAGTGGTACGCCGAACACGGCCCGGCCATGCTCGACGCTGAGGCGACCCAGGTTGAAGGCGGAAAAGCGCGTATCGAGTATCGTCCGCTGGGGCCGATTCTGGCGGTGATGCCGTGGAACTTCCCGATCTGGCAAGTGCTGCGCGGCGCGGTGCCGACGCTGATCGCTGGCAACACTTACGTGCTCAAGCATGCGCCGAACGTGATGGGCAGCGCTTACCTGCTGCGCGATGCGTTCGTCCGCGCCGGTTTTCCCGATGGCGTGTTTGAGGTGATCAACGTCACCCCGGAAGGCGTTTCCAGCGCCATCGCCGATTCGCGCATCGCCGCCGTGACGCTGACCGGCAGCGTCCGCGCCGGCATGGCCATCGGTGCTCAGGCCGGTGCGGCATTGAAGAAATGCGTGCTGGAACTCGGCGGCTCCGATCCGTTCATCGTGCTCAACGATGCTGATCTGGATGAGGCGGTGCACGCGGCGGTGGTCGGTCGTTATCAGAACTCCGGCCAGGTCTGCGCGGCCGCCAAACGTCTGATCATCGAACAAGGTGTGGTCGAGGAATTCACCCGCAAGTTCGTTGAAGCGACACGTCAGTTGAAGATGGGCGATCCGCTGGAGGCCGAAACCTATATCGGGCCGATGGCGCGCTTCGATCTGCGTGATGAACTCGATCAGCAAGTGCGTGACACGTTGGAGGAAGGCGCGACGCTGCTGCTCGGCGGCAGAAAAGCCGAGGGCGCCGGCAACTTCTACGAACCGACCGTGCTCGCCGATGTAACCGACCGCATGACCTCGTTCAAGCAAGAACTGTTCGGCCCGGTCGCCTCGATCATCATCGCCCGCGATTGCGCGCACGCCGTGGCCCTGGCCAACGACAGCGATTTCGGCCTGACTGCCACGATCTACACCGCCAACGTCGCACTGGCCGAGCAACTGACCAGCGAACTGGAAACCGGCGGCGTGTTCATCAACGGCTACTCGGCGAGCGATCCGCGCGTGACCTTCGGCGGCGTGAAGAAGAGCGGCTTCGGTCGTGAGCTGTCGCACTTTGGCGTACGCGAATTCTGCAACGCGCAGACCGTGTGGCTGGATCGTAAATAAGCTTGGTGCTGTAAAACCTGTGGGAGCGAGCCTGCTCGCGAAAGCGTCCTGTCAGTCACTGCTGCATCGACTGACACACCTCTTCGCGAGCAGGCTCGCTCCCACAGGGGCACGGCTGCGCAGATGATTTGGGGCACGACTCCCACATGCTCTGCTTCGATTTACAGATATTTCAGCCACCTGATGTCCCGCCGCCGCGCTTTCAGTGCCGAAAACCAGCGCACTGCCGGGAACAGCACCACGGCAAGAACCACCGCCGCCAGCCACACCGCCGTCACCGTCGAAAAGCCGAAATAGCTGCCCTGATTCAGGCCGAACAGCGCCACAGCGATCAGGTACAACACCTTCAACACATACAAGTGCAGCAGATAGAAAAACATCGGTGCCGAGCCGAACACCGTCAGCCAGCCAGTCCAGCGGCGACTCTGCACGCGCTCAAAGGCGAGCAACAGCAACAGACCCGTACTCACAGTCAGCGCGAGAAACAGCAGCGACGGCGGGTATTTGGTGATGTTGAAAAAGCTCATCAGTGTCTGCACCAGCGAATCGCTGATCACCCACGGTTTTTCGCCGTAGCCGTTAATCAAGCGCAGCACCACAAAGCCCAGCAATCCACCGACCCCGGCGATCAGCAAACGACGCTGACGCACCGCCGCGTCCATGCCGCGAGCAAACCACGGCCCCAGCGCATAGCCCAGGCCGATTACACCAATCCACGGCAGCAGCGGATACGAGGTGCGCAGGCGCAGGGTGTCGCTGATCTCGATCCAGCCGCGGTCATGCAGAATCGCCCAAGGCACATGCATCGCCGACTCAACCGGGAAATGCACCGCGTCGAGCAGGTTATGCCCGACGATGATCGCCACGCTCAGCGTCATCAGCAGCGCACGTGACAACCAGACCAGCAGCGCCAGCGCAATCATGCTCAGGCCGATCGCCCAGATCACTTGCAGGTAGATCACGCTCGGCGGCAACTGGAAGGTCCAGGCGAAGTTGACCAAAGTGAATTCCAGCGCCACCAGGAACAATCCGCGCTTGAACAGAAACGCGCTGACATCGGCTTTGCCGGCGTATTTTTCACCGTACAGCCATGCCGACAAACCGGTCAGCAATACAAATACCGGCGCACACAAATGCGCCAATGTGCGGCTGAAAAACAGCGCCGGCTCGGTGCTGGCGATGTCCATCGGATCGGAGACCTGTCGGTGCAAGAGAAAGGTTTCACGTACGTGATCGAGCAGCATGAACAGGATCACCAAGCCTCTGAGCGCATCAATGGATAGCAGCCGGCCAGTCGTCAATGGGGCATTACGGGGAAGCACTGGGGTCATGGATCTTTCGCAATCGAGAGGAATAACACCGGACAGCCACAACGCCGCCCGCAAATTTCGCGTTACCTTATAACACCAGAAAAACAAAACCCAAACATGCATCATCGAAGTTGCCCATCAGCGCCAGCCTTCTATAGTGAACAGGTCCGCCCTGCCCTTGAGCGCTGTCCATGGTCAATACCGAACACCTGATCATCTGCGAGCACTGTGATTGCGTGTACGAGAAAGTCGTGCTCGCCAAACATCAGAAAACCCTGTGCGTGCGCTGCGGTGGCGTGCTGCAGCGCTTCAACGGCCTGACCATCGAGCAGCGTCTGGCCCTGACGTTCACGGCGGCGATGCTGTGGCTGTTTGCCAATTTCTATCCGGTGATGAGCATCAGCCTCAAAGGCATGAAAAACAGCGCGACCCTATGGGATTCGGTGCTCGCGCTGAGCCAGGGGCCGATCACCTTTATCGCCATGGTCGCGGCGATCGCAATCATCATCGCCCCGGCATTTCAGCTGGTGTTGCTGGTCTGGGTGTTGAGTTTCGCCCTCGGCATGAGGCGGGCACCGGGGTTCAATCTGTGCATGCGCTGGCTGGAAACCCTGCGCCCGTGGAGCATGCTCGAGGTGTGCCTGCTGGGCGCGATGGTCGCGGTGTTCAAACTCGCCGGCCTGCTCGATGTGCTGCCGGGGATCGGCCTGTTCGCCCTGGCGGTGCTGAGCCTGATGATGATCCGCATTGCCGGCCGTGACATCCGCGAACTCTGGGACATTTTATGAAGCGTCCACCGACCGCCAGCGAACTCAACCTGTGCCTCTGCCACAGCTGTGGCCTGGCCTGCGATATGACCGACGAGCCACACGAGTGCCCGCGCTGCGATGCGCCGCTGCATCGGCGCAAAACCAATTCGCTGACGCGCACCTGGGCGTACATGCTCGCCGCGCTGGCGTTTTATGTTCCCGCCAATCTGCTGCCGGTGATGAATACGGTGATGCTCGGCAACGGCGCCGACAGCACGATCATGAGCGGCGTGCTGGAGTTCTGGGAGGCCGGGGCGTGGGACATTGCCCTGATCATTTTCATCGCCAGTATCGCCGTGCCGGGGATCAAATTCGTCGCCCTGTCCTTGCTGCTGGTCACCGTACAGCGCAACAGCGATTGGGCGCGCAGGGAGCGTTCGAAGCTGTACCGTTTCGTCGAGCTGATCGGCTATTGGTCGATGCTCGACGTACTGGTGGTCGCACTGGTCGCGGCGCTGGTGAAATTCCAGGCGCTGGGCGATATCGAGCCACGACCGGGCATCCTGTTCTTCGGCCTGGTCGTGGTGTTCACCATGCTCGCGGCGATGAGTTTCGACCCGCGCCTGATCTGGGACAGGGACACCAGCGACACGCTCAGCGACGCAGCGTCTGGAGCAGCACCTGCAACGGATGGCGCAGCGCCTGATCCGACTGGCGCTTGACCTGGCTGCGGCAGGAGTAGCCGGTCGCCAACGCCTCGCCCTGCTCCGCCGGCGCCTGCACCTGACGCGCCCACGACTGCTCATAAATGACTGCCGAGGTCTGGCGATTGCGTGCTTCGTGGCCGTAAGTACCGGACATGCCGCAGCAACCGGTAGCCTGCGTGGCCAGCTTCAGACCGGCACGTTCGAAGACCTGTTCCCACTGGCGGGTCGCGGCCGGCGCGTTGGTTTTCTCCGTGCAATGGGCGAGCAGACGGAACGCTTTGGGCCGAGCCTCAGGCGTCTGCTCCGGCATGACCTTGAGTAACCATTCCTGAACCAGCGCTACTTCTGGGCACTCATTCAGGCCCGGTACTTTCAGGTATTCCTGGCGATAGACCAGAGTCATCGCCGGATCCAGCCCCAGCAGCGGCACGCCGGTCTGCGCCAGCGCCTGCAACTGCTCAGCGTTACGCAACGCCGCCCGATTGAACGCCGAGAGAAAGCCCTGCACATGCAGCGGTTTACCGTTGGCGCTGAACGGCGCGAGATAGACCTGATAACCCAGGCGCGAAATCAGCTCGACCAGATCAGCCAGCAGCGGCGCTTCGAAGTAGCGGGTGAAGGCATCCTGCACGATCACCACGCTGCGTTCGCGTTGCTCTGAGGTCAGTGCCGACAGCGTTGCAACCGTTGCCGGCTGCACCTGCCAACGGCGCATCGTCGCATGGAAATCGAAACGGCTGAGCAGCGGCACATCGACCATGCCACCGATCCGCGCCAGTGCGCCACGCACCCAGCCCGCGCCCATCAAGCCGTTGTACAGCGCCGGAATACGCGCCATGTACGGAATGGTGTATTCCAGCGAGGCAATCAGGTAATCCCGTGCCGGACGCAGATAACGACTGTGATACAGCTCGAGAAAACGCGAGCGAAATTCCGGCACATTGACCTTCACCGGGCACTGCCCCGCGCAGGATTTGCAGGCCAGACAACCAGCCATGGCGTCGTACACCTCATGGGAAAAATCCGCCGATGGATCGCGACTGTTGCGCCAGCGCTGCCACAGCGTACTGAAAAACGCCGGTTTACGGATTGCATCCGAGAGCACGTCGACGCCCGCCTCGCCCTGCAACCGCAGCCATTCTCGAATCAGCGAAGCGCGGCCCTTGGGCGACTGCGCGCGTTCGCGGGTGGCTTTCCACGACGGGCACATGGCGTCATCAGGATCGAAGTTGTAGCAGGCGCCGTTGCCATTGCAGTGCATGGCCGCGCCGTAGCTTTGCCAGACTTTCTCGTCGATTTGTCGATCCAGCTCGCCGCGCAGGGTCACTTCGTCGATCTTCAGCAGTGCTGCGCCGCTGTTGGCCGGCGTAGCGATTTTGCCTGGGTTGAACTGGTTGAGTGGGTCGAACGCGGCTTTCAAGGCTTGCAGTGCCGGGTACAACTCGCCGAAGAATGCCGGCGCGTACTCCGAACGCAGGCCCTTGCCATGCTCGCCCCAGAGCAGGCCGCCGTAGCGCTGGGTCAACGCCGCTACGCCATCGGACACCGGGCGTACCAGCGCCGCTTGCTGCGGGTCTTTCATGTCGAGGATCGGCCGCACGTGCAGTACGCCGGCGTCGACATGACCGAACATGCCGTACTGCAAACCGTGGCTGTCGAGCAGGTCGCGCAGTTCGGCGATGTATTCGGCCAAATGCTGCGGCGGCACTGCGGTGTCTTCAACGAACGGCTGCGGGCGGGCTTCGCCGGCGACGTTGCCGAGCAGGCCCACCGCCCGTTTGCGCATGCCATAGACCTTGTTCACCGCTGCCTGACCGATCGCCAGTGTATGTCCGAGGCGCTCCACGGTGCGGTCGTTTTGCAGATGTTCGAGGAACGCTTCGACGCGGCGTTGCAGATCTTCGGGATCGTCACCGCAGAACTCGACCAGGTTGATGCCCAGAGTCGGCCGCTCAGCGTTTTCCGGAAAATATTCGGCAACACCGTGCCAGACGATGTCCTGCATCGCCAGCAGCAAAACCTTGGAATCGACGGTTTCGATCGACAACGGCTTGAGCGCCATCAACGCCCGCGCATCACGCAAGGCATCCATGAACCCGGCATAGCGGATATTCACCAGCATCGTGTGTTTGGGAATCGGCAGCACGTTGAGCCGCGCTTCGACGACGAAGCCCAGCGAGCCCTCAGCGCCGCAGAGCACGCTATTGAGGTTGAAGCGCTGGTCGGCCTCGCGCAGATGCGCCAGGTCATAACCGGTCAGGCAGCGGTTGAGATCGGGAAAGCGTGCCTTGATCAGCTCGCCCTGTTCATCAATGATCTGCCGCGCACAACGATAGATTTCGCCGACGCGATCATCGCGGGCGCACTGCGCTGCAAGCTCATCCTCGGCCAGCGGCAGACCGTGCAGACGCTCGCCGCCGCGCAGGATCATCTCCAGTTCCAGCACATGGTCGCGGGTCTTGCCGTAGGTGCAACTGCCCTGGCCGCTGGCGTCGGTGTTGATCATGCCGCCGACCGTGGCGCGGTTCGAGGTCGACAGTTCCGGAGCAAAAAACAGCCCGGCGGATTTCAGCGCGGCGTTGAGCTGGTCCTTGACCACCCCGGCCTGCACGCGCACCCAGCGTTGTTCAACATTGATTTCCAGAATGCGATTCATGTGCCGCGACAGGTCGACGACGATGCCGTCCGTCAGCGATTGACCGTTGGTGCCGGTGCCACCGCCACGCGGGGTGATCACCACTTTCTCGTACGCCGGTTCGGCAATCAGCCGCGCCACACGTGCAACGTCTTCGGCGTCCAGCGGAAACACCGCCGCTTGCGGCAAGCGCTGATAGATCGAGTTGTCGGTCGCGAGCACCACGCGGCTGGCGTAATCAGCGCTGATTTCACCGCGAAAGCCGCTGTCCTTCAGGGCGGCGAGGAATTGTTGGTAATCGCCGGTCAGGGCTTTGGCAGGCGACAGCTGGGCAATCATCGGTCGGGTCATCTCGGTCAAATCGGACTGTGTGGCGGTGAACAGTTGTGCGCAAGGAATGATTGCGTCAGGCTCCGCCATCTGATTGCGCCCATATTCATTGCTGGCCAGCCATGGAACAAGCGTAATTTCGACCCGCTATCGATGAGTTTTACGAATGAATCCGCGCACCCTCACACCGTCCATGTCGCTGCTGCTGGCTTTCGAGGCCGCCGCTCGCCACGAGAGCTACACCCGCGCCGCCCATGAGCTGTCACTGACGCAGAGCGCGGTCAGTCGCCAAGTACAGATTCTCGAGAAGATGCTCGGCATGCGCCTGTTCAGCCGCGAAGGCCGGCAGGTGGTGCTGACGGATGTCGGGCGCATGTATCAGCGCGAGCTCAGCGAAGCCCTCGGACAGATTCGCAGCGCAACCTTGCAGGCGATGGCATTTGGTTCGGGCATCCATAGCCTGCGCCTGGCGACGCTGCCGACCTTCGGTTCGAAATGGCTGCTGCCACGGTTGAAGGATTTCTACACGGCGCACCCGGGCATGACCGTGCACCTGCATTCGCGGATCGAAACCATCGACTTCGACACCAGCGAAATCGACGCGGCCATCTGTGTCGGCGGCGGTGAGTGGCCAGGCCTGACCGCCCTGCCCCTGCACACCGAAGAACTGGTGGCGATTGCCAGCGCGCAGCTGTCGGCGACTGAACGCGACGAGGCCGAGCGACACATGGCCGGGCAGTTGCTGCTCAACGTCAGCAGCAATGCCCAGGCATGGGCGGAATGGTTCAGCCATCATCAACTGCCGCATCGCAGCATGCGAATCGGGCCAAGCTTCGAAATGACCTCGCACTTGATTCAGGCAGTACGCGCCAATATCGGCGTCGGCCTGGTGCCGCGTATTCTGGTCGAGGAGGAATTGCTCAAGGGCGAATTGCTGCAACTGGGCGAGCCGATTACCAGCCGACGCAGCTATTACCTGGTGTATCCGCCGCGCAATGAGAATCTGCCTTCGTTGAAGGCGTTCAGGGATTGGCTGGTTCATACGCTCTGAAGGATCGCGTCGCGGCCATTCGCGAGCAGGCTCGCTCCCACAGGGAAATGTATGCCAACTGTGGGAGCGAGCCTGCTCGCGAAGAGGCCAGTCGCAACGACCTCAAAACCTCGGCTTGACCGCCCGCCAATCCGCCTTGTACCGCTGCATCTGCCGCACATCATCGCGCTGGCGAATGCCGCACGTCAGGTACTGATCATGCAGCTTGGCCAGTTGCTCATGGTCCAGTTCCAGCCCCAACCCCGGCGCACGGGTGATCTTCACGCAGCCATCGACAATCGGCAGCTTGCCGCCCTTGATCACTTCCTCGTCCGGCTCCTGCCACGGGTAGTGGGTGTCGCAGGCGTAATCCAGATTCGGCACTGCCGCCGCAACGTGCGCCATGGCCATCAGGCTGATACCCAAGTGCGAATTGGAATGCATCGACACGCCGAGGCCGAACACGTCGCACATTTTCGCCAGTGTCTGCGTATCCCGCAGGCCACCCCAGTAATGGTGGTCGGCGAGGACGATCTGCACGCTGTTCAACGCAACGCTGCGGCGGAACTCGTCGAAATCAGTGACGACCATATTGGTCGCCAAGGGCAGACCGGTGCGTTTGTGCAGTTCAGCCATGCCATCAAGGCCCGGCGTTGGGTCTTCGTAATACTGCAGGTCATCGCCGAGCAGTTCGGCCATGCGAATCGCCGTCTCCAGCGACCAGTTGCCGTTCGGGTCGATGCGCAGCGGCAATCCCGGAAAGGCTTTTTTCAGTGCCTTGATGCAAGCCACTTCATGCTCCGGCGGCAAGGTGCCGGCCTTGAGCTTGATGCTCTTGAATCCGTACGCTTCGATCATCCGCGCTGCCTGCGCGACGATCTGCTGCTCGCTCAGCGCCTCGCCCCAGTTGTCCGGCCTGTAGGGCGAGTCGATATGCTCGGCGTACTTGAAAAACAGGTAAGCGCTGAACGGCACTTCATCGCGAATCGCGCCGCCGAGCAGGTCCACCAGCGGCACGTTCAGGTAGTGCGCCTGCAAATCGAGAAACGCTACTTCGAATGCCGAGTAGGCATTGCTCACCGCTTTGCTGGCGTGGGAACCGGGGGCCAGTTCAGCGCCAGCGACGCTGGCGGGTTTATTCGCCGCCACGGTGGCCTGCACGATTGCGCGCAACTGATTGAGGTTGAACGGATCAAGGCCGATCAACTGGCTCTGCAATTGTTGCTGGATCGCCAGCGCCGGGGCATCGCCGTAGCTTTCGCCGAGGCCGATGTAGCCGTTGTCACTTTCAATCTCGATGATCGAGCGCAGGGCAAAAGGTTCGTGGATGCCACTGGCGTTGAGCAGTGGCGGATCGCGAAAGGCAATCGGGGTGACGCTGACACGGGTGATTTTCAAGATAACGCTCCTGACGGATCAACAATCGATTCAGTGGCTCGCAGCCGGACGAGCCGGCGCCACAACGGCGGCTTCGTCACTTGGTTTTGCCGGGGTTTTGCCTTTGGCGCCAGGCGCCGTGCGGGCGAAGAAGATCACCATGGCGGCGACCAGCGATGTCGCCGCCAGGCCATACAGGCCGCCCTCGATGGAACCGGTGGTTTGTTCGAGAATGCCGAACGCGGTCGGCGCGACGAAGCCGCCAAGGTTGCCGATGGAATTGATCAGCGCGATCACCGCCGCAGCGATGCGCGCGTCCAGATAGCTTTGCGGAATCGGCCAGAACAGCGCCGATGCCGCTTTGAAGCCGATGGCGGCAAAGCAGATGGCGACGAAGGCAAACACCGGGCCGCCGGTGGTCGACATGAACATGCCGATGGCGGCGATCACCAGGGTCAGCGCGACCCAGGCCTGCTGGAATTTCCATTTGCCGGCCATCGCTGCGAAGCCATACATGGCGACAATCGAAATGATCCACGGAATCGAATTGAGCAGCCCGACCTGGAA
This window contains:
- a CDS encoding glucarate dehydratase family protein, which translates into the protein MKITRVSVTPIAFRDPPLLNASGIHEPFALRSIIEIESDNGYIGLGESYGDAPALAIQQQLQSQLIGLDPFNLNQLRAIVQATVAANKPASVAGAELAPGSHASKAVSNAYSAFEVAFLDLQAHYLNVPLVDLLGGAIRDEVPFSAYLFFKYAEHIDSPYRPDNWGEALSEQQIVAQAARMIEAYGFKSIKLKAGTLPPEHEVACIKALKKAFPGLPLRIDPNGNWSLETAIRMAELLGDDLQYYEDPTPGLDGMAELHKRTGLPLATNMVVTDFDEFRRSVALNSVQIVLADHHYWGGLRDTQTLAKMCDVFGLGVSMHSNSHLGISLMAMAHVAAAVPNLDYACDTHYPWQEPDEEVIKGGKLPIVDGCVKITRAPGLGLELDHEQLAKLHDQYLTCGIRQRDDVRQMQRYKADWRAVKPRF